The following are from one region of the Chloracidobacterium sp. genome:
- a CDS encoding SUF system NifU family Fe-S cluster assembly protein, which produces MSELTELYQETILEHNKNPRNFREIEDPDKTALGNNPLCGDALQVYVKMEGDKVGDVAFKGSGCAISKASASMMTQAVKGKTRDEADKLFNEFHRMVTGELDIETEENDLGRLKAFSGVLEFPARVKCASLSWHTLNAALHGEDEITTE; this is translated from the coding sequence ATGTCAGAATTAACCGAGCTTTATCAGGAAACGATACTGGAGCACAACAAGAACCCGCGGAACTTTCGCGAGATCGAGGATCCAGACAAGACCGCACTGGGAAATAATCCGCTATGCGGCGATGCGCTGCAGGTCTATGTAAAAATGGAAGGCGACAAGGTCGGCGATGTCGCGTTCAAAGGGTCAGGCTGCGCCATCTCCAAGGCTTCGGCGTCAATGATGACACAGGCCGTAAAGGGTAAGACGAGGGACGAAGCGGACAAGCTTTTCAATGAGTTTCACCGAATGGTCACCGGCGAACTTGATATCGAGACGGAAGAGAACGATCTTGGCAGACTGAAAGCATTTTCCGGCGTACTGGAGTTTCCCGCACGTGTAAAGTGTGCCTCACTGAGTTGGCATACGCTAAATGCAGCGCTCCATGGCGAAGACGAGATCACGACGGAATGA